The Lepus europaeus isolate LE1 chromosome 6, mLepTim1.pri, whole genome shotgun sequence genome includes a window with the following:
- the AKAP11 gene encoding A-kinase anchor protein 11 isoform X5 yields MATSQQLRNSYLKMRAPVRTSFSEDVFQSVKSLLQSEKELCSVAPEGSLKQDEHANLTEVTFLSFNEETDTAHIQDLAAVSLELPELLNSLHFCSLNENEIICTKDINKSSDISNDSLHQSHHSGMLCVMRVSPTLPRLRIDFIFSLLSKYTTGIRYTLNTYLNPNHQPETTDEDDDTNQSVSSIEDDFVTAFEHLEEEETSKLYNDGINVIALRSQCDAASQTISGHHLENHDLRILVSSGQQKSLTKPSTSLINVLEHKELPSVKTSVTTPISEPWIQRSFYRSSKASEKGSDIQKTFLSSSPAYSSESECSSPSPVIFLDEEGYQKSLKAKLELPKIPVMKDDIEDSDSEVSEFFDSFDQFDELEQTLETSCLFIKDPAIGKSSQKKAQKHEKSCMNPQKFDRPALPANVRKPTPRKPESPYGNLCDAPDSPRPGKASGEDSGLFSPIRSSAFSPLGGCTPAECFCQTDGGGDRLHENHDSIYYAYEDYADSVSCGVLDSVLHTHHGHSLSNINVIKRGENKTVALKHGNLDQQSKSRNKSLMIKDSIQKFAADLVEKSLGSAFKDLQKGLSSCTNALCHLAIKLTSSVFQMAFNELRRQRAFSLKERAISGLANFLVSEALANALKDLQYVKKQIFTNTVARFAADLAEELVFEGIMEVCQFSYPPTPASPQFKSFDFENKVVKSYARDLSESVIQEAFIELSQVDMTFATKAAVSVSVDNVKYVSAESVVPSTQTFTVSPFNNQATMVTKPTQDYKKEYTVQQALFCTSGIVTSIPVPLAGSALLPYHISSGCQAKSPLSSDGSNSNGDPTSANVATKSKGEEVACLRDTCLPSEHNPPNQNDFKTANDDVEMQSSSKLTSVPVIISNFSSAMAHTLVNETLESVASFEVTETVVEYDGLNKAIEGRTSPLSHCEPATSRQSEVSSRDVFADCLSKSIIKHSIDESKSVTPNRDKTVCKEGIPIPGEKLQLTFQKFPKFLDVQDHLTDCSLSVGKDCALEHKGSMAHGFPLETLPTYPTTAGQKLDLTELAKDKTVKKHNVKSTALEPLTFGQENSFPHSHAFSSSVLTCVDGFHVEDKPKIRDRNVIPDTPPSTPLLPSQASSEWDIKKLTKKLKGELAKEFAPATPPSTPHNSSVGSLSENEQNTIEKEEFMLKLMRSLSEEVEGSEDEEHPQLDVKSEHLGKKVQFADGLATHIISVATEMAASHLDNKITQEPKGECAYLDVQSQRNASPTFLNCSAENLQTLCSFAGDMATEVITEAEKIAKARRCMLFRQRKNSCYLDGDRDYRSEERLNMDVIAHPREVDPFLLSLPPSSCMSGLTYKYPSCESVTDEYAGHIIQILKQEGGNSELIMDQYANRLAYRSVKSGLQEAAKTAKVKCSATVFPVQSSQVKTNSELLMLSNKEHRQEIDKERQSKRNGSYLCKAHTCERTQDAYRSECSELCSFSASLAHRIARDVKKELTESAVGLPKSSTEPCLYDKSVCVEDTEHRIEPEFPKSPMPSSQHHRFYQRTGSVTGHGCGENVVQAIEQYAKKVVDDTIELSLGSAVSQVSDATRSADRLTYAEKLSPLISRVCRYCDLKELHDCTGNSSQHFPRQSSLSCRKPISNSKFSSVYQKSKIFHLDVPQIHVNLDKKTLLAEKIVAEAIEKAERELSNASLAADSGIGQDGVSFAESLTTEIMTSAMTDVGQAVSCSKEIEDFQSTESFVSQQMNLSIGDDSTGSWSNLSFEDEHQDESSSFHHLSESDGPDDKDEENEDDVEAFQTITRKRMQSGRPSAGCA; encoded by the exons AGTCATCATTCTGGAATGCTTTGTGTCATGAGAGTGTCACCTACATTACCAAGACTCAGAATTGATTTTATCTTTAGTCTCCTAAGTAAATATACTACTGGCATAAGATACACCCTGAACACATACTTGAATCCAAATCACCAACCTGAGACAactgatgaagatgatgatactAACCAGTCCGTGTCTTCTATAGAGGATGACTTCGTCACAGCTTTTGAGCACTTAGAGGAAGAAGAGACTTCAAAACTGTATAATGATG gAATAAATGTTATTGCATTAAGGAGCCAGTGTGATGCTGCTTCTCAGACTATTTCTGGTCACCATTTAGAAAACCACGATTTAAGGATTCTGGTTAGTTCTGGACAACAGAAGTCATTGACTAAACCTTCAACCTCCTTAATAAATGTTCTGGAACATAAAGAACTACCTTCTGTGAAAACTTCAGTCACAACACCGATTTCAGAGCCTTGGATCCAAAGGAGTTTCTACAGATCTTCTAAAGCTTCTGAGAAAGGCAGTGACATACAGAAAACCTTTTTGTCTTCTTCACCTGCTTACTCCTCCGAATCAGAATGTTCAAGCCCAagtcctgtgattttcttggatgAAGAAGGATATCAAAAAAGTTTAAAGGCTAAACTTGAGCTGCCTAAAATACCTGTGATGAAAGATGATATTGAAGATTCAGACTCGGAAGTAAGTGAATTTTTTGATAGTTTTGATCAGTTTGATGAACTAGAGCAAACCTTAGAGACTTCTTGTCTGTTTATAAAAGATCCTGCTATAGGAAAGTCATCACAAAAGAAAGCGCAGAAACATGAAAAGTCTTGTATGAATCCTCAAAAGTTCGATCGTCCAGCCCTGCCAGCTAACGTTCGAAAGCCTACTCCTCGGAAACCGGAATCTCCATATGGTAATCTGTGTGATGCTCCAGATTCTCCTCGCCCAGGGAAGGCCTCAGGAGAAGACAGTGGTTTGTTCAGTCCTATTCGTTCTTCTGCTTTTAGTCCTCTTGGAGGCTGTACCCCTGCTGAATGTTTCTGCCAGACAGATGGTGGAGGAGATAGGCTTCATGAGAATCATGATTCCATTTATTACGCCTATGAAGATTATGCAGATAGTGTTTCGTGTGGAGTGCTGGACTCAGTTCTTCATACCCATCACGGTCATTCACTATCAAACATCAATGTTATTAAAAGGGGAGAAAATAAAACTGTAGCTCTTAAGCATGGAAACCTTGACCAGCAAAGTAAATCTAGAAACAAATCATTAATGATTAAAGATAGTATTCAGAAATTTGCAGCAGACCTTGTGGAAAAAAGTTTGGGCAGTGCATTTAAAGATTTGCAGAAAGGACTCTCTTCGTGTACCAATGCCTTGTGCCACTTAGCCATCAAATTGACGTCATCCGTTTTTCAGATGGCATTTAATGAACTGAGAAGACAACGTGCATTTTCACTGAAAGAACGTGCCATTAGTGGCCTGGCTAATTTTTTGGTGAGTGAAGCTTTAGCCAATGCCTTAAAAGATTTACAGTATGTAAAGAAGCAGATATTCACAAACACAGTTGCTAGGTTTGCTGCAGATCTTGCTGAAGAGCTTGTTTTTGAAGGCATCATGGAAGTGTGTCAGTTTTCGTATCCGCCAACACCTGCATCTCCACAATTTAAGTCATTTGACTTTGAAAACAAAGTAGTGAAGTCGTATGCAAGAGATTTGTCTGAATCTGTAATACAGGAAGCCTTCATTGAACTATCACAAGTTGATATGACCTTCGCAACCAAGGCAGCAGTTAGTGTTTCTGTGGATAATGTCAAGTATGTGAGTGCAGAAAGCGTAGTGCCATCAACACAGACCTTCACAGTTTCTCCTTTCAACAACCAAGCAACTATGGTGACGAAACCAACACAGGACTATAAGAAGGAATACACAGTGCAGCAGGCCTTGTTTTGTACTTCTGGAATTGTTACTTCTATACCAGTGCCCTTGGCAGGAAGTGCCCTTCTCCCATATCATATTTCATCTGGATGCCAGGCGAAGTCTCCTCTGTCCTCTGATGGTAGTAATTCAAATGGTGATCCTACCTCAGCAAATGTTGCCACAAAAAGCAAAGGAGAAGAAGTAGCTTGTCTAAGAGATACTTGTTTGCCTTCAGAACACAATCCTCCTAACCAGAATGATTTTAAAACAGCTAATGATGATGTTGAAATGCAGAGTTCTTCAAAATTAACAAGTGTTCCTGTGATTATTAGCAACTTTTCTTCAGCAATGGCGCATACATTAGTAAATGAAACCTTAGAGTCAGTGGCATCATTTGAAGTTACAGAAACAGTTGTTGAATACGATGGTTTAAATAAAGCAATAGAGGGAAGAACTTCTCCTTTGTCCCATTGTGAACCAGCAACGTCGCGACAGAGTGAAGTCAGCAGTAGGGACGTGTTTGCTGACTGCTTATCTAAATCTATTATTAAACATTCCATAGATGAAAGCAAATCAGTGACCCCAAATAGAGATAAAACCGTATGTAAGGAAGGCATACCAATTCCTGGAGAAAAACTACAGTTGACTTTCCAGAAGTTCCCCAAATTTCTTGATGTTCAAGATCACTTGACTGACTGTTCACTTTCAGTTGGAAAGGATTGTGCTCTAGAACATAAAGGTTCTATGGCTCATGGATTTCCTTTGGAGACACTGCCAACTTATCCAACCACGGCAGGTCAGAAACTTGATTTGACAGAACTTGCTAAGGATAAAACAGTGAAAAAGCATAATGTGAAGAGTACAGCACTTGAGCCCTTGACTTTTGGGCAGGAAAATTCCTTTCCTCATTCACATGCTTTCTCGTCTTCAGTGCTTACCTGTGTAGATGGCTTTCATGTGGAAGACAAGCCAAAAATCAGAGACAGAAATGTAATACCTGACACTCCTCCGTCGACTCCTCTGCTACCATCCCAGGCCAGTTCTGAGTGGGATATTAAGAAGTTAACCAAAAAGCTGAAGGGTGAATTAGCCAAAGAATTTGCACCTGCTACGCCACCTTCCACACCTCACAACTCATCTGTTGGTAGTTTGtctgaaaatgaacaaaataccaTAGAGAAAGAAGAGTTCATGTTGAAACTCATGCGGTCTCTTTCAGAAGAAGTTGAAGGTAGTGAAGATGAAGAGCACCCACAATTGGATGTGAAGTCAGAGCACTTGGGGAAGAAAGTTCAATTTGCCGACGGATTAGCTACACACATCATTTCTGTGGCAACTGAAATGGCAGCTTCCCACTTAGATAATAAAATAACTCAAGAACCCAAGGGTGAATGTGCTTACTTGGATGTGCAGAGTCAAAGAAATGCATCGCCTACTTTTTTAAATTGCTCAGCTGAAAATTTGCAAACATTGTGCAGCTTTGCAGGTGATATGGCAACGGAAGTCATTACAGAAGCTGAGAAAATTGCAAAAGCCAGACGTTGCATGCTTTTTAGGCAGAGGAAGAACAGTTGTTATCTTGATGGTGACCGAGATTATCGATCAGAAGAGAGATTAAATATGGACGTTATAGCACACCCAAGAGAAGTGGACCCATTTCTTCTTTCATTACCACCAAGTTCTTGTATGTCAGGGCTGACGTATAAGTATCCCAGCTGTGAAAGTGTGACAGATGAATATGCAGGCCACATTATCCAAATACTAAAACAGGAAGGTGGTAACAGTGAGTTAATAATGGATCAGTATGCCAATAGACTTGCTTATCGATCTGTTAAGTCAGGATTACAAGAAGCAGCTAAGACAGCCAAAGTGAAGTGCAGTGCAACAGTGTTCCCTGTGCAGAGCTCACAGGTGAAGACAAACAGTGAGCTGCTAATGCTGTCAAATAAAGAGCACCGTCAAGAAATAGATAAAGAAAGACAAAGTAAAAGAAATGGAAGTTACCTTTGTAAAGCTCACACTTGTGAAAGGACACAGGATGCTTACAGAAGCGAGTGCTCTGAACTGTGTAGTTTTTCAGCCTCTCTTGCTCACAGGATAGCAAGAGACGTTAAAAAAGAACTGACAGAATCCGCAGTTGGCTTGCCAAAATCCTCAACAGAGCCTTGCCTTTACGACAAATCGGTGTGTGTTGAAGACACTGAGCATCGCATTGAACCAGAATTTCCTAAATCTCCTATGCCTTCCTCTCAGCATCACAGATTTTACCAAAGAACAGGCAGTGTTACTGGACATGGTTGTGGAGAGAATGTTGTTCAAGCTATAGAACAGTACGCTAAAAAAGTGGTGGATGACACTATAGAGCTAAGTTTAGGATCTGCAGTTTCCCAAGTGTCTGATGCCACGAGATCAGCAGATAGGCTCACTTATGCTGAAAAGCTGTCACCACTTATAAGTCGAGTTTGCAGATACTGTGACCTTAAAGAACTTCATGATTGCACCGGAAATTCATCTCAGCACTTTCCCAGACAGAGTTCACTTTCTTGTAGGAAGCCAATTTCAAATTCAAAATTTAGCAGTGTCTatcagaaatcaaaaatttttcatCTTGATGTTCCTCAAATTCACGTTAACCTTGATAAGAAGACGTTGCTTGCTGAGAAGATAGTTGCTGAAGCAATTGAAAAAGCTGAGAGAGAGCTGAGCAATGCCAGTTTGGCAGCTGATAGTGGCATTGGGCAAGATGGTGTTAGCTTTGCTGAAAGCCTTACCACAGAAATAATGACATCAGCCATGACAGATGTTGGCCAGGCTGTTAGCTG ttcaaAAGAGATAGAAGACTTTCAGTCAACTGAGTCTTTTGTTAGCCAGCAGATGAATCTCAGTATTGGTGATGACAGCACTGGTAGCTGGTCTAACTTAAGTTTTGAGGATGAACACCAAGACGAAAGCAGCAGTTTTCATCATCTGAGTGAAAG TGATGGACCAGATGATAAAGATGAGGAGAATGAGGACGATGTAGAAG cttTCCAAACGATTACAAGAAAAAGGATGCAAAGTGGGAGACCTTCTGCAGGCTGTGCTTAA